One window of the Chitinophaga niabensis genome contains the following:
- a CDS encoding RagB/SusD family nutrient uptake outer membrane protein: MKSKYLIILFLILGCNKELDLVSQDTITDGIFWKTPNDFKLGANNLYNGLDRFGFEDTESDIAFNDPNSVSNGNYQPTENNGQWTGSYNNIRAANNVIEKGAATTDPLIKRYVAEARFFRAWYYYKLLRVFGGVPLITKVLNTGDKELFTARSTRTETVDFILKDLADAGPDLQLRSELAAGDIGRITRGTAAALAARVALFEGTWQKFHGEANANKYLDAAIAASTAVMNSTQYGLYTGSGAQSYRYLFIEAGDDSPESILDRRYARNILGQDIPYGYDQSGYNPTRKLADMYLDTTGLPITNPATVFKGYATFSSEFDDRDPRMTMTMIIPGTLTNRVFNPIVKVANWPDKPQRNFNTGYILYKYMSEDATANNSGRNGDASLFEFDRHLIRYAEILLTYAEAMYEKNAAISDDDLDKSINIIRNRVNMPRLTNAFVSGNGLNMREEIRRERTIELALEGFRYDDLRRWKTAETELPQDVKGIRIKGTDWQTRAPYSDPVYQNRTDANGFLISESNRKFDPLKHYWQPLPTKEVAFYQASGYSLPQNPQW, translated from the coding sequence ATGAAATCAAAATATCTCATCATACTATTCTTAATACTGGGTTGCAATAAAGAATTGGACCTGGTTTCGCAGGACACCATCACAGACGGCATCTTCTGGAAAACACCCAATGACTTTAAGCTGGGTGCCAACAATCTGTACAACGGTCTGGACAGGTTCGGATTTGAGGATACAGAATCCGATATTGCTTTCAATGATCCCAACTCCGTGAGCAACGGTAACTATCAGCCAACTGAAAACAACGGTCAGTGGACGGGCAGCTATAATAACATCCGCGCAGCTAATAATGTGATCGAAAAAGGTGCAGCCACAACAGATCCATTGATCAAACGATATGTAGCAGAAGCACGGTTCTTCAGGGCCTGGTATTATTACAAACTGCTGCGCGTGTTCGGTGGTGTACCTCTTATCACCAAAGTTTTGAACACCGGCGATAAGGAACTTTTCACAGCAAGGTCTACCCGTACGGAAACAGTAGACTTCATTTTGAAAGACCTGGCGGATGCGGGACCTGATCTTCAACTGAGAAGTGAACTGGCAGCTGGTGACATTGGCCGTATCACCCGTGGTACTGCAGCAGCGCTTGCTGCAAGGGTGGCATTATTTGAAGGTACCTGGCAGAAGTTCCATGGAGAAGCCAATGCCAATAAATACCTTGATGCTGCCATTGCCGCCTCCACTGCTGTGATGAACAGCACGCAATATGGATTATACACAGGCAGCGGTGCACAAAGCTATCGTTACCTGTTTATTGAAGCTGGTGATGATTCTCCTGAATCTATCCTGGACCGCCGTTATGCCAGGAATATCCTGGGGCAGGATATTCCTTATGGATATGATCAGTCTGGTTACAACCCAACCCGCAAACTGGCAGACATGTACCTGGATACTACCGGCCTTCCCATTACTAACCCCGCTACTGTGTTCAAAGGCTATGCAACCTTCTCTTCCGAATTCGATGACAGGGACCCGCGTATGACCATGACCATGATCATCCCCGGCACTTTAACTAACCGTGTATTCAATCCTATTGTAAAAGTGGCCAACTGGCCGGATAAACCACAGCGTAATTTCAATACGGGGTACATCCTTTACAAATACATGTCTGAAGACGCTACTGCCAATAACTCCGGCCGTAACGGAGATGCGAGCCTCTTTGAATTTGACCGGCACCTGATCCGTTATGCAGAGATCCTGCTTACTTATGCAGAGGCGATGTATGAAAAGAATGCGGCTATTTCAGATGATGATCTGGACAAGTCCATCAACATCATCCGCAACAGGGTAAACATGCCCCGGCTCACCAATGCATTTGTAAGCGGCAACGGTTTGAATATGCGGGAAGAGATCAGGCGGGAAAGAACTATTGAACTGGCGCTGGAAGGTTTCCGGTATGATGATCTGCGCCGTTGGAAAACAGCGGAAACAGAATTACCGCAAGATGTAAAAGGCATCAGGATCAAAGGAACAGACTGGCAAACGAGAGCGCCTTACAGTGACCCCGTGTATCAGAACAGAACAGATGCCAATGGTTTCCTGATCTCAGAGTCCAATAGAAAATTCGATCCACTTAAACATTACTGGCAGCCACTGCCTACAAAAGAAGTAGCATTTTATCAGGCCAGCGGTTATTCGCTGCCACAAAACCCACAATGGTAA
- a CDS encoding ABC-F family ATP-binding cassette domain-containing protein: MISVKNVTLSFGKRVLFDEVNLNFTKGNCYGVIGANGAGKSTFLKILSGEIEPNKGTVEITPGERMSVLKQNHYEFDEVTVLNAVLMGNKKLWEIAHERDTIYAKEDFTEEDGMRAGELEAEYGEMGGYTAESDAGVLLGDLGVKEDMHGILMKELSGALKVRVLLAQALFGNPDILLLDEPTNHLDVETIGWLENFLADYENIVIVVSHDRHFLDAVCTHVADVDRAKIKIFTGNYTFWYESSQLIARQVNDKNKKMEEKRKDLLDFIARFSANASKSKQATSRKKALEKLVIEDIEPSSRKYPGIIFKQQREVGNQILNVEKLEKTIDGRKIFSDVSFSVNKGDKIAFLSKDHLALTTFFDIINGEQQADSGKLEWGTTVTKAYLPDDNAKFFTGDYNLMDWLRQFVPPHITTDVDEPFLRGFLGKMLFSGDEVMKKTSVLSGGEKVRCMVSRMMLQDPNVVILDEPTNHLDLESIQSFNESMKDFKGIVLFTTHDHTFMQSVATRIIEITPAGIIDRLTTFDEYLADERIKALRAEMYGEAVTA, translated from the coding sequence ATGATCAGTGTAAAAAACGTCACGCTCTCTTTCGGTAAAAGGGTATTGTTCGATGAAGTGAACCTCAACTTTACGAAGGGGAACTGTTATGGTGTTATCGGCGCCAACGGAGCGGGGAAATCTACTTTCCTCAAGATACTTTCCGGAGAGATAGAGCCTAATAAAGGTACCGTAGAGATTACGCCGGGTGAACGTATGTCCGTGCTCAAGCAGAACCACTATGAGTTTGATGAAGTTACCGTATTGAATGCGGTGCTTATGGGAAATAAAAAGCTTTGGGAAATTGCCCACGAGCGTGATACCATTTACGCTAAGGAGGACTTTACCGAAGAAGATGGCATGCGTGCAGGGGAACTGGAAGCAGAATATGGCGAAATGGGCGGTTATACCGCAGAAAGTGATGCCGGCGTGCTGTTGGGTGACCTGGGTGTGAAAGAAGATATGCACGGTATTCTCATGAAGGAACTGAGTGGGGCCCTGAAAGTTAGGGTGTTGCTGGCGCAGGCCCTGTTCGGTAATCCGGACATTCTGCTGCTGGATGAGCCTACCAACCACCTGGACGTTGAAACGATCGGCTGGTTGGAGAACTTCCTCGCTGATTATGAGAACATTGTGATTGTTGTGAGCCACGACCGGCACTTCCTCGATGCGGTTTGTACTCATGTGGCAGACGTTGACCGTGCTAAGATCAAGATCTTCACCGGTAACTATACTTTCTGGTACGAATCCAGCCAGTTGATTGCCCGTCAGGTGAATGATAAGAACAAGAAGATGGAAGAGAAGCGGAAAGACCTCCTGGACTTTATCGCCCGGTTCAGTGCTAACGCCTCTAAATCCAAACAGGCTACTTCCCGTAAGAAAGCTTTGGAAAAACTGGTGATAGAAGATATCGAACCATCCAGCCGTAAATATCCGGGTATCATCTTCAAGCAACAGCGGGAAGTGGGTAACCAGATCCTGAATGTAGAGAAACTGGAGAAAACCATCGATGGCCGTAAGATCTTCAGCGATGTAAGCTTCTCTGTAAATAAAGGGGATAAGATTGCCTTCCTGTCTAAAGACCACCTGGCCCTCACTACTTTCTTTGATATCATCAACGGAGAGCAGCAGGCAGACAGTGGTAAGCTGGAATGGGGTACTACCGTTACCAAAGCATACCTGCCTGATGATAACGCCAAGTTCTTTACAGGTGATTATAACCTGATGGACTGGCTGCGCCAATTCGTTCCACCACACATTACAACAGATGTGGATGAACCATTCCTGCGCGGTTTCCTGGGTAAAATGCTCTTCAGTGGCGATGAGGTGATGAAGAAAACTTCCGTATTGAGCGGAGGGGAGAAAGTGCGTTGCATGGTTTCCCGTATGATGCTGCAGGACCCTAACGTGGTGATCCTGGACGAACCTACGAACCACCTGGACCTGGAATCTATCCAGTCCTTCAACGAAAGCATGAAAGACTTCAAGGGTATTGTGCTCTTCACCACCCATGACCATACTTTCATGCAGTCCGTGGCCACCCGTATTATTGAGATCACACCGGCTGGTATTATCGACCGCCTGACCACCTTTGATGAATACCTGGCGGATGAACGCATCAAAGCCCTGCGTGCTGAGATGTACGGAGAAGCAGTAACAGCGTAA
- a CDS encoding RNA polymerase sigma-70 factor: protein MELSDIELILLWQKGEELAFEAIYKRYAVQLLSIAYQKVGERDIAEDIVQEVFITLFRNKEAADSISSLFAYLYVTLKNKILDAYRRDVLQRKYLHHVNTSFVDERDNSPYFQIETRDLEKKLEFEIERLPPQCGKVFKLSRQKHLSNKEIALQLGISENTVEQHMRKALRILRGNLLYYDKSMMLLLVMLHTHLN, encoded by the coding sequence ATGGAACTTAGCGATATAGAACTGATCCTTTTATGGCAAAAGGGGGAAGAACTGGCATTTGAGGCGATCTATAAAAGATACGCAGTTCAGTTATTGTCCATTGCTTATCAGAAGGTAGGGGAGCGCGATATTGCTGAGGATATTGTGCAGGAAGTTTTCATTACACTGTTCAGGAATAAGGAAGCCGCGGATAGTATTTCTTCCTTGTTCGCTTACTTATATGTTACCCTCAAGAATAAGATCCTCGATGCCTATCGCAGAGATGTACTGCAAAGAAAATATCTTCATCATGTGAATACCAGTTTTGTTGATGAAAGGGATAACTCTCCTTATTTTCAGATAGAAACGAGAGACCTGGAGAAAAAGCTGGAATTTGAAATTGAAAGGCTGCCGCCGCAATGCGGAAAGGTATTCAAACTAAGCCGTCAGAAACATTTATCTAATAAAGAGATAGCGCTGCAACTGGGGATCTCTGAAAATACGGTAGAGCAGCATATGCGCAAAGCACTGCGGATACTAAGAGGTAACCTGCTCTACTACGATAAGAGCATGATGTTACTGCTCGTTATGCTGCATACACATCTTAATTAA
- a CDS encoding HdeD family acid-resistance protein, with protein MIRELAKYWWLVVLRGVLAILFAVMAFVWPSITLSILVVFLGAYFLVDGIFSLAHGFRIRKTDTHWWVLVLEGLLGIVAGIVCLSMPGITVVFMVGLIALWSVVTGILEIILAVRLRKEIQNEWMLVVAGVFSIIFGVLLFMQPLAGVVVISWWLGIYALFFGIFMITVGARLKKFA; from the coding sequence ATGATCCGTGAACTTGCTAAATACTGGTGGCTGGTGGTCCTGCGGGGTGTACTGGCTATACTTTTTGCCGTCATGGCTTTTGTCTGGCCATCTATTACCCTTTCCATTCTCGTGGTGTTCCTGGGCGCATATTTTTTAGTGGATGGGATCTTCTCCCTCGCTCATGGATTCAGGATCCGGAAAACGGATACACATTGGTGGGTTTTGGTGCTGGAAGGCCTGCTGGGTATAGTAGCCGGCATTGTTTGTTTATCTATGCCTGGTATTACCGTTGTTTTTATGGTTGGGCTGATAGCACTCTGGTCTGTAGTGACCGGCATCCTTGAAATTATACTGGCCGTACGCCTGCGAAAAGAAATTCAGAATGAATGGATGCTCGTGGTAGCAGGGGTTTTCTCTATCATCTTTGGGGTGTTACTCTTTATGCAACCGCTGGCCGGTGTAGTTGTTATTTCCTGGTGGCTGGGCATCTACGCATTGTTCTTTGGGATCTTTATGATCACGGTTGGTGCGCGGTTAAAGAAATTTGCGTAG
- a CDS encoding SusC/RagA family TonB-linked outer membrane protein, which translates to MKLIFIFLTATFLQARAESFAQKVTVTVKDAPITEVIAKLRKQTRLDFLYNNATIKHAKPITIEAKDMDILHFLDSCFRDQPFEYKVKNKTILIVTKFAAPLPVPATASVQFQKLTGVVKDTITGEALIGVSVGVEGTSLGANTDENGAFTLNLPGTSAVLIVSYIGYETKRIPINGQTTINILLKKGNNKLDEVIVVGYGTRTKGAVTGAISTVKSEVFENRPLNNSFDALQGTIPGVTITRASGQPGNQGYTLQTRGYSSINGNVPLVMIDGIPGDLSVINPNDIAEITVLKDAAASIYGARAADGVILVTTKKGKKGPPEILYTLNFGIKTPTYLRKITNTLQFAEMMDEGLRTVGQAGFNQTVFDKIKAGAPPDLTGGWNYGVTNYPGFYGYTDWNKEIYKNGTQHIHNISVSGGGENNSYLLSLGYNRDNGNLRYGVNNLDRYNMRLNYDFRLLKNVTVETRTSFENQVTREPSNLGNALTNVPRQFPYQPVFNPKGQFYGYQGYENPAQTLTETGKRDINYSRFTTNLKIDYQIIEGLKLTGQASVKMDYYNDNANYRTFTRWNYAGDVQDVRQNPNSAYFSNRKTLNKLYQFYFDYNKTFARHHGINLTGGTSLEQNNANGQTTWGYNFLSNDIFTLNLADRTKTAYANFTGSLTNSALASYFGRLSYSYKEKIILDVTARADGSSKFAPDKRWSAVFPSVALAYNLTNERFIESLQMFDLLKVRATWGKMGNQEIGSLGLYDYIPLVSIGGNYPIGSPNAGLTGASSSPASADRTWETIENRNIGVDVSLLQSRLSFTFDYFTKVNDDMLVGIAVPATYGGTAPSSNQGRLITKGFETSLTWKDKINDFRYSINLQLSDSKNKLVELKNSDNYQEGLNFVRQGYSIYSYFGYEYAGIIRTQAELDKYKTLQGVPSRIAIGDVMYKDLDGDGKLTAFGDKTKGLAGDMKYLGNLLPRYTFSSNINVGWKQFDLTVFLQGVGKRNIQYSGAISTPNTFFWPSLAYYYGKTWSPERPDAQYPRYIPGNMGYDDLKNYNYRTSSLVMQNVAYLRFKVITLGYDLPQTVTSRIRMKSARVYFSGQDLFTISKGTLGNNFDPEDGFRNEGTYPFSKIYAVGLNVKF; encoded by the coding sequence ATGAAACTGATCTTCATTTTCCTAACTGCCACGTTTTTGCAGGCCAGGGCCGAAAGCTTTGCGCAGAAAGTAACTGTTACGGTTAAAGATGCGCCCATAACGGAAGTGATCGCCAAACTCCGTAAGCAGACCCGTCTCGATTTTCTATATAACAACGCCACCATTAAACATGCCAAACCGATCACGATCGAGGCAAAGGATATGGACATCCTTCATTTCCTGGACAGTTGTTTCAGGGATCAGCCATTTGAATACAAAGTAAAGAACAAGACCATCCTGATCGTTACGAAGTTTGCTGCGCCGCTACCAGTACCTGCTACTGCCAGTGTGCAGTTTCAGAAACTCACAGGTGTTGTGAAAGATACGATCACGGGAGAGGCCTTGATAGGTGTATCTGTTGGCGTGGAAGGAACCAGCCTTGGTGCCAATACAGATGAAAACGGCGCATTCACCCTGAACCTCCCGGGAACCTCTGCTGTGCTGATCGTATCGTATATCGGATATGAAACGAAAAGGATCCCCATCAATGGGCAGACCACTATCAATATCCTGCTGAAGAAAGGAAATAACAAACTGGATGAAGTGATTGTGGTAGGTTATGGTACCCGTACAAAAGGAGCCGTAACCGGCGCTATTTCAACTGTAAAATCTGAAGTGTTTGAAAACCGTCCTTTGAATAACAGCTTCGATGCCTTACAGGGAACCATTCCCGGTGTTACGATCACAAGAGCAAGCGGGCAACCCGGCAACCAGGGCTACACATTGCAAACGCGCGGTTATTCTTCCATCAATGGTAATGTACCGCTGGTAATGATAGATGGAATTCCGGGAGATCTGAGTGTGATCAATCCAAATGACATTGCTGAGATCACTGTACTGAAGGATGCAGCAGCTTCCATTTATGGAGCCAGAGCTGCAGACGGGGTTATTCTTGTAACCACTAAAAAAGGAAAGAAAGGACCACCTGAAATATTGTACACACTCAACTTCGGGATAAAGACACCTACTTACCTTCGCAAGATCACCAACACTTTGCAGTTCGCGGAAATGATGGATGAAGGATTACGCACAGTAGGCCAGGCAGGTTTTAATCAAACTGTGTTTGATAAGATCAAAGCCGGTGCCCCACCAGACCTTACCGGAGGATGGAACTATGGCGTAACAAACTATCCCGGGTTCTACGGTTATACTGACTGGAATAAAGAGATCTACAAGAATGGTACACAACACATTCACAACATCTCTGTATCCGGCGGTGGTGAAAATAACAGCTACCTGTTATCCCTTGGTTATAACCGGGATAATGGTAATCTGCGTTACGGCGTAAATAACCTGGACCGTTATAACATGCGCCTCAACTATGATTTCAGGTTATTGAAAAATGTAACGGTAGAAACAAGGACAAGTTTTGAAAACCAGGTGACCCGCGAACCGAGCAATCTCGGTAATGCATTAACCAATGTACCACGCCAGTTCCCCTATCAGCCGGTATTCAATCCCAAAGGCCAGTTCTATGGCTACCAGGGATATGAAAACCCTGCGCAGACATTAACAGAAACCGGTAAACGGGATATCAATTACTCCAGGTTCACCACTAACCTGAAGATCGATTACCAAATCATAGAAGGGCTCAAACTTACCGGTCAGGCATCTGTGAAAATGGATTACTACAATGACAATGCAAACTACCGCACCTTCACCCGCTGGAATTATGCCGGCGATGTACAGGATGTAAGACAGAATCCTAACTCTGCTTATTTCAGCAATCGAAAAACACTGAATAAATTATACCAATTCTATTTTGATTACAATAAAACTTTTGCAAGGCATCATGGAATTAACCTCACCGGCGGAACTTCCCTTGAACAGAATAATGCCAACGGCCAAACTACCTGGGGTTACAACTTCCTGAGTAACGACATCTTTACACTGAACCTGGCAGACCGTACTAAAACAGCCTATGCTAATTTCACAGGCAGTCTCACCAATTCAGCACTGGCCTCTTACTTCGGACGCTTAAGTTATTCCTATAAAGAAAAGATCATTTTAGACGTTACAGCACGGGCAGATGGCAGTTCCAAATTTGCACCGGATAAAAGATGGAGTGCTGTGTTCCCTTCTGTGGCACTGGCATATAACCTCACTAATGAACGTTTCATTGAATCCCTGCAAATGTTCGATCTGCTGAAAGTAAGAGCAACATGGGGTAAAATGGGTAACCAGGAAATAGGTTCATTGGGTTTGTATGATTACATCCCGCTGGTATCCATTGGTGGCAACTATCCAATTGGTTCACCTAATGCTGGTCTTACCGGAGCTTCTTCCAGCCCTGCTTCCGCAGACAGAACATGGGAGACTATCGAGAACAGGAACATCGGTGTAGATGTATCACTCTTACAATCCCGCCTCTCCTTCACTTTTGATTATTTTACCAAGGTAAATGATGATATGCTGGTGGGCATTGCGGTGCCTGCTACCTATGGTGGTACTGCTCCTTCTTCCAACCAGGGCCGGCTTATTACCAAAGGTTTTGAAACATCACTGACATGGAAGGATAAGATCAACGATTTCCGTTATAGCATTAACCTGCAACTGAGCGATAGCAAAAACAAATTAGTAGAGTTGAAGAACAGTGACAACTACCAGGAAGGATTGAACTTCGTAAGGCAGGGTTATTCTATCTATTCTTATTTCGGATATGAATATGCAGGCATCATCCGCACACAGGCAGAACTGGATAAATACAAAACCCTTCAGGGGGTCCCCTCCAGGATCGCAATTGGTGATGTGATGTACAAAGACCTGGATGGTGATGGTAAGCTCACTGCATTTGGTGATAAAACAAAAGGACTGGCAGGTGATATGAAATACCTAGGTAACTTATTGCCCCGTTATACTTTCTCTTCTAACATCAATGTTGGCTGGAAACAGTTTGACCTGACTGTTTTCCTGCAGGGAGTTGGTAAACGCAACATTCAATACAGCGGTGCTATCAGTACACCCAACACCTTCTTCTGGCCTTCACTGGCATACTACTATGGTAAAACATGGAGTCCTGAAAGACCTGATGCACAGTATCCCCGTTACATTCCGGGAAACATGGGGTATGATGACCTGAAGAATTACAATTACCGTACCTCTTCTCTTGTGATGCAGAATGTTGCTTACCTGCGTTTCAAGGTGATCACACTGGGATACGATCTGCCTCAAACAGTTACTTCCAGAATCAGGATGAAGAGCGCAAGGGTATATTTCAGCGGGCAGGACCTGTTCACCATATCCAAAGGAACGCTGGGGAATAACTTCGATCCGGAAGATGGTTTCCGGAATGAGGGAACTTATCCTTTCAGCAAAATATACGCAGTAGGTCTGAATGTTAAATTTTAA
- a CDS encoding response regulator produces the protein MANTNKVVYVIDDDEIFHFIVKKMFGLQGWDVAVNSFLSAEDAIENLNSFAAKNLPCLIILDMNMQRMNGWDFIEAFRELKTRLRQHVPIIMCSSSMNIQDMEKVKKTPELMAYITKPLDKSKMKVIEEYL, from the coding sequence ATGGCAAATACGAATAAGGTAGTTTATGTGATCGACGACGATGAGATTTTCCACTTTATTGTAAAGAAGATGTTCGGTTTACAGGGTTGGGATGTGGCTGTGAATTCTTTTTTGTCTGCCGAGGATGCCATTGAGAACCTGAATTCATTTGCAGCCAAGAACCTGCCCTGCCTGATCATCCTTGATATGAATATGCAAAGAATGAACGGGTGGGATTTCATTGAGGCTTTCCGGGAGTTAAAAACACGCCTCCGGCAGCATGTACCTATTATTATGTGTTCTTCTTCCATGAACATCCAGGATATGGAAAAAGTGAAGAAAACACCTGAGCTGATGGCTTATATCACTAAGCCACTGGACAAATCAAAGATGAAAGTAATTGAAGAATATCTCTGA
- a CDS encoding FecR family protein translates to MNQERLQYLLDRYRSEQCDEEELAELNEWYHSLKYSPADFHQWLAEASGEKVLAEQLYSNFSSRTAPRKKRLIWQITAAAIIVILAGSALLYKTKVDQSTGLAVQSAIKPGTNKAILTLADGSQITLDDATDGKIASQRGINVTKSANGQLTYDFSGDQQGNETVFNTLYTPKGGQYAVILPDGTKAWLNSDSRLKFPVVFSGKERKISLTGEAYFEVRHLKDIPFIITTGNQTIEVLGTHFNVNGYEDEQAIHTTLLEGSVKVRNILTQQEQLLVPGQQSSFSRSKGDIAIRKANTEEVMAWKNGYFLFDDQDLPSILRAISRWYDVEIEYQYTGKYEKFGGTFSRSSDLQDILNNLQELGAVHFNIADRKIIVTK, encoded by the coding sequence ATGAACCAAGAAAGACTACAATACCTCTTAGACCGTTACCGCAGTGAACAATGTGATGAGGAGGAACTGGCCGAACTCAATGAATGGTACCATTCCCTGAAATACAGCCCCGCAGATTTTCATCAATGGCTGGCAGAAGCCAGTGGAGAGAAAGTACTGGCGGAACAGCTGTATAGTAATTTCAGCAGCAGAACAGCTCCCCGGAAAAAGAGACTTATCTGGCAAATAACCGCTGCTGCAATTATTGTGATCCTGGCAGGTTCGGCACTGCTTTATAAAACTAAAGTTGATCAGTCAACAGGGCTTGCTGTTCAATCGGCTATAAAACCGGGGACCAATAAAGCTATCCTCACTTTAGCCGATGGCTCACAGATCACACTGGATGATGCAACAGATGGCAAAATTGCCAGCCAGCGGGGCATTAATGTAACCAAGTCTGCCAACGGACAGCTGACCTATGATTTTTCAGGTGATCAGCAGGGAAACGAAACAGTATTTAATACCCTGTATACGCCCAAAGGCGGTCAATATGCCGTGATATTACCGGATGGTACAAAAGCCTGGCTGAACTCAGATTCCAGGCTTAAGTTCCCTGTAGTGTTTTCCGGAAAGGAAAGAAAGATCTCGCTGACAGGGGAAGCTTATTTTGAAGTACGGCATTTGAAAGACATCCCTTTTATCATCACCACCGGTAACCAGACCATAGAAGTATTGGGTACTCATTTCAATGTGAATGGTTATGAAGATGAACAGGCGATCCATACCACCTTACTGGAAGGCAGCGTAAAAGTGCGCAACATCCTTACACAACAGGAACAATTACTGGTGCCCGGCCAGCAATCCAGCTTTAGCAGGAGCAAAGGAGATATAGCAATAAGAAAAGCCAATACAGAGGAAGTGATGGCCTGGAAGAACGGGTACTTCCTGTTCGATGATCAGGACCTGCCCAGTATTTTAAGGGCTATCAGCCGGTGGTACGATGTAGAAATAGAATATCAGTACACCGGTAAATATGAAAAATTCGGCGGCACCTTTTCCCGCTCATCTGACCTCCAGGACATCCTGAATAACCTGCAGGAACTTGGGGCCGTACATTTCAACATCGCTGACAGAAAGATCATCGTAACTAAATAG